One window of the Shewanella maritima genome contains the following:
- the scpB gene encoding SMC-Scp complex subunit ScpB has translation MADNNKISDTQLKQLIEASLFVLGKPLTIKFMRETVLAGFSVSRARIQAVVNELQQDYQERGVQLVKVASGYRFQTLEMLNPLLQPLWQEKAPKYSRAVMETLAVIAYRQPVTRGDIEQIRGVAISSHIIKTLADRHWVKVVGHKDVPGRPALYATTNTFLSYFGLNRLVDLPPLSDIESLQAMFERAQQAPEPANDAESEAAPTTIEESTNE, from the coding sequence ATGGCTGACAATAATAAAATTAGTGATACGCAGCTAAAGCAATTAATCGAGGCCAGCCTATTTGTGCTTGGCAAACCGCTGACCATTAAGTTCATGCGTGAAACTGTACTTGCAGGTTTTAGTGTATCGCGCGCACGCATTCAGGCTGTAGTTAATGAGTTACAGCAAGATTATCAAGAGCGCGGCGTACAGTTGGTGAAGGTCGCATCTGGCTATCGTTTTCAAACATTGGAAATGCTTAATCCACTGTTGCAGCCACTGTGGCAAGAAAAAGCACCTAAGTATTCTCGAGCAGTAATGGAAACTCTTGCCGTTATTGCTTATCGCCAGCCAGTAACACGCGGCGATATTGAACAAATAAGAGGGGTGGCGATCAGCAGTCACATCATAAAAACCTTAGCTGATAGACATTGGGTAAAAGTAGTTGGTCATAAAGACGTGCCAGGGCGACCCGCCTTGTATGCCACCACCAATACATTTTTATCTTACTTTGGCTTAAACCGATTAGTAGATTTACCTCCGCTTTCGGACATTGAGTCACTACAGGCGATGTTTGAGCGTGCTCAACAAGCACCAGAGCCTGCAAATGATGCAGAGTCAGAGGCAGCGCCAACTACAATAGAAGAGTCAACTAATGAGTGA
- a CDS encoding segregation and condensation protein A, which produces MQATQQSLPLAIVRGKALDTLPKDLFIPPEALEVFLEAFEGPLDLLLYLIRKQKMDVVDLPIQQITSQYLSYIEILTEARIELAADYLVMAATLAEIKSRLLLPRMVVEDEHEEDPRERLIKQLKAYEVIKQAAEDLDNLPRLGRDVFQAKAVAHKDIKPVVVAPDVSLAELARAFGQVLSRIEANEDHHVQQEQLSTRERMSQILARLREGEFVEFSTLFDVREGRAGVVVTFLALMELIKNMLVDVNQNQPFDAIYVKASG; this is translated from the coding sequence ATGCAAGCGACACAACAAAGCTTACCTTTAGCCATTGTTCGCGGCAAAGCGTTAGACACGCTGCCGAAAGACTTGTTTATTCCGCCAGAAGCGTTGGAAGTATTCCTTGAAGCGTTTGAAGGGCCTCTCGATTTACTTTTGTATTTGATCCGCAAGCAAAAAATGGATGTGGTCGATTTGCCTATTCAGCAAATCACCAGTCAATACTTAAGTTACATTGAAATCTTGACCGAAGCACGCATTGAGCTCGCCGCCGACTATTTGGTGATGGCTGCAACGCTCGCTGAAATTAAATCGCGCTTATTGCTGCCACGCATGGTGGTTGAAGATGAGCACGAAGAAGACCCGCGTGAGCGCTTAATTAAGCAGTTAAAAGCTTATGAAGTGATTAAGCAAGCCGCTGAAGATTTAGATAATTTGCCGCGCCTGGGCCGAGATGTATTTCAAGCCAAGGCTGTTGCCCATAAAGATATTAAGCCTGTGGTTGTGGCGCCAGATGTGTCCCTTGCTGAGTTAGCCAGAGCATTTGGTCAAGTGCTATCGCGCATTGAAGCCAATGAAGATCATCATGTGCAGCAGGAGCAGTTATCAACCCGCGAGCGCATGAGTCAAATCTTAGCGCGTTTGCGTGAAGGTGAGTTTGTCGAGTTCAGCACCTTGTTTGATGTCCGCGAAGGGCGAGCTGGTGTAGTGGTGACCTTTTTAGCCTTGATGGAGCTGATAAAAAACATGCTGGTGGATGTCAATCAAAACCAGCCGTTTGATGCTATTTATGTTAAGGCAAGTGGATAG
- a CDS encoding L-threonylcarbamoyladenylate synthase produces MSQFFYIHDENPQARLINQAVAILKQGGVIVYPTDSGYALGCMIGDKNAMERMVRIRRIENDHNFSLMCRDLSELANFARVDNQAYRLLKSCTPGPYTFIFKASKEVPRRLQNDKKRTIGIRVPDNVIALALLEALDEPLMSTSLVMPDEEFAESDPEHIRDILEHQVDAIIHGGYLAEKQTTVIDMSDGDIEVLRHGAGDASAFE; encoded by the coding sequence ATGAGTCAATTCTTTTATATTCACGATGAAAACCCGCAAGCTCGATTAATTAATCAAGCAGTGGCGATTCTAAAACAGGGCGGGGTAATCGTGTACCCAACCGATTCTGGTTATGCCCTAGGCTGTATGATTGGCGACAAAAATGCAATGGAGCGCATGGTGCGTATTCGCCGCATTGAAAACGATCATAACTTCTCGTTGATGTGCCGTGATTTATCTGAGCTTGCTAACTTTGCACGTGTTGATAATCAGGCTTATCGCTTGCTAAAAAGCTGCACACCTGGCCCGTACACCTTTATTTTTAAGGCAAGCAAAGAAGTGCCAAGACGTTTGCAAAACGACAAAAAGCGCACCATAGGTATTCGCGTACCAGACAATGTGATTGCACTGGCACTGCTTGAAGCCTTAGATGAGCCGTTAATGTCGACCTCATTGGTGATGCCAGATGAAGAGTTTGCTGAATCAGATCCTGAGCATATTCGCGATATTTTAGAGCATCAAGTCGATGCGATTATTCATGGTGGCTACCTTGCTGAAAAGCAAACCACTGTGATTGATATGTCAGATGGTGACATTGAAGTCTTGCGCCACGGCGCAGGCGATGCGAGTGCATTTGAATAA
- the rnm gene encoding RNase RNM produces the protein MTTQSILADLHSHTTASDGVLSPSQLVERALEKGVEMLAITDHDTVAGLAEAHQFNQAQPNSLKLINGVEISTRWHNFDIHIVGLNLDIDNSELQQFLTKQVSLRDERAKEIGERLAKAGIEGAYEGAKKFADGAAISRGHYARWLAENGYAKDTASVFKRYLARGKTGYVPNNWQDMANACEIIHQAGGIAVLAHPSGYKLSAKWLKKLVKEFAQAGGDAMEVVLGQQTIDDRNLLISLSLQHNLLGSVGSDFHFPSNWIELGKNLFQPPGVTWVWESESWMER, from the coding sequence ATGACAACTCAGAGTATCTTGGCTGATCTACATAGCCACACCACAGCATCAGACGGCGTTCTTTCTCCGTCACAATTAGTCGAGCGCGCGCTGGAAAAAGGCGTAGAAATGCTGGCAATTACTGATCATGACACAGTGGCTGGCCTTGCTGAAGCCCATCAATTTAATCAGGCGCAACCAAATAGTTTGAAATTGATTAATGGTGTCGAGATTTCAACTCGTTGGCATAACTTTGATATCCACATTGTTGGGCTCAATTTAGATATTGATAACTCTGAGCTGCAACAGTTTTTAACTAAACAAGTTAGCCTGCGTGATGAACGCGCCAAAGAGATTGGTGAGCGCTTAGCCAAAGCGGGAATTGAAGGCGCCTATGAAGGTGCTAAGAAGTTTGCTGACGGCGCTGCGATTAGCCGTGGTCATTACGCTCGCTGGTTAGCTGAAAACGGCTATGCCAAAGATACTGCCAGTGTATTTAAACGCTATTTAGCCCGTGGCAAAACCGGCTATGTACCTAATAATTGGCAAGATATGGCGAATGCTTGCGAGATAATTCATCAGGCTGGTGGAATCGCGGTATTAGCTCACCCAAGTGGTTATAAATTATCTGCTAAGTGGTTAAAAAAATTAGTTAAAGAGTTTGCTCAAGCGGGCGGCGATGCAATGGAAGTGGTGTTAGGCCAACAAACGATTGATGATCGTAATTTGCTGATTTCCCTTAGCTTGCAGCATAACTTACTTGGCTCGGTAGGTAGTGATTTTCACTTCCCGAGCAATTGGATTGAACTAGGAAAAAATTTATTCCAGCCACCGGGCGTCACCTGGGTCTGGGAGTCGGAATCTTGGATGGAACGCTAA
- a CDS encoding anthranilate synthase component 1 gives MTHNRPLAQVSTNKQAMTYHADPLNLYQHVTNNQPHTMLLESAEIDSKDHLKSIVLTHAALMVRCDSYQITFNALTDNGASLLGAIADFFNNEAAFGKTEIFQEPNSLIVNLSKSDACQDEDARLKSTSPLDGLRLLVKHISKADGELAFEDLFLGGVLAYDLIDTVEPLPQVKNAANTCPDYLFYLAETLVLVDHQTETAEIITHQFDSDQSISKKTAQTLKQRAQQIAADTQTLSSVAELISVEAETEVNISDDKFKQTVVELKEHIVAGNIFQVVPSRSFSLPCPNTLGAYRALRLTNPSPYMFYFRGPDFTLFGASPESALKYESQSNQVEVYPIAGTRKRGKDANGAIDADLDSRIELELRLDKKELSEHLMLVDLARNDIARISQSGSRKVAELLKVDRYSHVMHLVSRVTGQLREDLDALHAYQACMNMGTLVGAPKVRASQLVREAEQARRGSYGGAVGYLNGLGDMDTCIVIRSAFVKDNVAHIQAGAGVVFDSDPQAEADETRQKAQAVISAIKMGGGL, from the coding sequence ATGACCCATAACCGCCCATTAGCACAGGTCAGCACCAATAAGCAGGCAATGACCTACCATGCTGATCCGCTGAATCTATATCAGCATGTGACCAATAATCAGCCCCATACCATGCTGCTTGAGTCAGCTGAAATTGACAGCAAAGATCACCTTAAAAGCATAGTGTTAACCCATGCAGCATTAATGGTGCGTTGTGACAGTTACCAAATCACCTTTAACGCGCTAACGGACAATGGCGCTAGCTTACTCGGCGCGATTGCAGACTTCTTTAACAATGAAGCAGCCTTTGGCAAAACTGAAATATTCCAAGAGCCTAACAGCCTTATTGTTAACTTGAGTAAATCTGATGCCTGTCAGGATGAAGACGCCAGATTAAAGTCAACCTCTCCGCTTGATGGCCTGCGTTTACTGGTAAAACACATCAGCAAAGCCGATGGTGAATTGGCCTTTGAAGATCTATTTTTAGGCGGCGTATTAGCATATGACCTAATCGATACGGTAGAGCCTCTACCACAAGTTAAAAATGCCGCTAACACTTGCCCTGACTACCTATTCTACCTTGCTGAAACCCTTGTCCTTGTTGACCACCAAACTGAAACCGCTGAAATCATCACTCACCAGTTTGATAGCGATCAATCAATTTCGAAAAAGACGGCGCAAACACTTAAACAGCGCGCGCAGCAAATCGCTGCAGACACACAAACATTAAGCAGTGTTGCTGAGTTAATCAGCGTTGAAGCCGAAACTGAAGTCAATATCTCAGATGACAAGTTCAAACAAACTGTAGTTGAACTAAAAGAGCATATTGTTGCGGGTAATATCTTCCAAGTGGTGCCATCACGCAGTTTTAGCCTACCATGCCCTAATACACTAGGTGCATACCGCGCCCTTAGACTGACCAACCCAAGCCCGTACATGTTCTATTTTAGAGGCCCAGATTTCACCTTATTTGGCGCATCGCCAGAAAGCGCACTGAAATACGAGTCGCAATCGAATCAAGTTGAGGTTTATCCCATTGCTGGTACTCGCAAGCGCGGTAAAGATGCCAATGGCGCAATCGATGCCGACCTAGATAGCCGCATTGAATTAGAGCTGCGCTTAGATAAAAAAGAACTGTCAGAGCATTTAATGCTAGTAGATTTGGCTCGAAACGACATCGCCCGTATTAGCCAAAGCGGCAGCCGCAAAGTGGCAGAATTACTCAAAGTCGACCGCTACTCACACGTGATGCACTTGGTTAGCCGCGTAACAGGTCAACTTCGTGAAGATTTAGACGCGCTGCACGCTTATCAAGCCTGCATGAATATGGGCACCCTGGTTGGCGCGCCAAAAGTACGCGCATCACAACTGGTGCGAGAAGCAGAGCAAGCGCGCCGCGGCAGCTACGGCGGCGCAGTGGGTTACTTAAATGGCTTAGGCGATATGGATACCTGCATTGTGATCCGCTCAGCCTTTGTTAAAGACAATGTTGCCCACATTCAAGCCGGCGCTGGCGTGGTGTTTGATTCAGACCCACAAGCCGAAGCCGATGAAACCAGACAAAAAGCCCAAGCGGTGATTTCAGCAATCAAAATGGGAGGCGGCCTTTAA
- a CDS encoding aminodeoxychorismate/anthranilate synthase component II, producing MSMQAKQAVKLYLLDNFDSFTYNLVDQFRSLGFEVVVYRNDVSADYLAEKLLNESGKSALVLSPGPGAPHEAGSMMQLIDKVAGKVPMLGICLGHQAMVEYYGGKVERAPFVVHGKASPTIHNGKGVFADLPSPLPVARYHSLVATKVPDCLDVIATTDDMPMAILHEHDKAVGFQFHPESILTTLGSQLLTQTLNYLTADAQAASASQGDVQ from the coding sequence ATGAGCATGCAAGCGAAACAAGCGGTCAAACTCTACCTACTCGATAACTTCGACTCGTTCACCTATAACCTGGTTGATCAATTCCGCAGCCTAGGTTTTGAAGTGGTAGTTTACCGTAACGATGTGAGTGCTGATTACCTAGCAGAAAAGCTACTTAACGAATCAGGTAAAAGCGCGCTAGTGCTATCGCCAGGGCCAGGTGCACCACATGAAGCAGGCAGCATGATGCAGCTAATCGACAAGGTCGCTGGCAAGGTGCCAATGCTGGGGATCTGTTTAGGCCATCAAGCCATGGTGGAATATTATGGCGGCAAGGTTGAGCGCGCACCATTTGTGGTACACGGCAAAGCCAGCCCTACCATACATAATGGCAAAGGCGTATTTGCTGACTTACCGTCTCCACTGCCGGTCGCTCGCTACCACAGCCTAGTTGCGACCAAGGTGCCAGATTGCCTTGATGTGATTGCCACCACAGATGATATGCCGATGGCAATCTTACACGAGCACGACAAAGCCGTTGGTTTCCAGTTCCACCCCGAATCAATTTTAACCACTTTAGGTAGTCAACTACTTACCCAAACACTCAACTATTTAACTGCTGATGCGCAAGCAGCTTCAGCAAGTCAAGGAGACGTACAATAA
- the trpD gene encoding anthranilate phosphoribosyltransferase, translating into MAELQPLLDTLYKGNALTAEQSQQLFSAIIAGEMEPIAMAGMLTALKMRGETVAEITGAANAMRSAAKPFPRSEASLSTGVVDIVGTGGDGFNTINISTTATFVAAAAGAKVAKHGSRGVSSKSGASDVLSHCGIGLTMSPEQASDCVDNIGVSFLFAPHYHQGMKHAVPVRQALKTRTIFNILGPLVNPAKPEYMLLGVYSPKLLAPIVNVLQALNVKHAMVVHGSGLDEVALHGETQVAELKDGQIRFYNITPAELGVKTASIEALKGGEPSENAEITKAILAGKGTDAQRDAVAVNAGCALYVAGLAPNAKAGTELALKTLASGEALNRLNQLAAASQQAQS; encoded by the coding sequence ATGGCCGAGCTACAACCTTTACTAGACACCTTATACAAGGGTAACGCGCTCACCGCTGAGCAAAGCCAGCAACTGTTTAGTGCCATTATTGCAGGCGAAATGGAGCCTATCGCCATGGCAGGTATGCTAACTGCGCTAAAAATGCGCGGCGAAACTGTAGCTGAAATTACAGGTGCGGCGAATGCGATGCGCAGCGCAGCTAAGCCGTTCCCGCGCAGTGAAGCATCACTATCGACAGGCGTGGTTGATATTGTGGGTACTGGCGGTGATGGCTTTAATACCATCAATATTTCTACTACTGCCACCTTTGTTGCAGCAGCGGCAGGCGCAAAAGTCGCAAAGCATGGCAGCCGCGGCGTTTCGAGTAAATCTGGCGCATCAGATGTGCTATCTCACTGTGGGATCGGTTTGACCATGTCGCCAGAGCAAGCAAGTGATTGTGTTGATAATATTGGCGTGAGCTTTTTATTCGCACCTCACTATCATCAAGGAATGAAACACGCAGTACCTGTGCGTCAGGCACTAAAAACTCGTACTATTTTTAATATACTTGGGCCTTTAGTTAACCCTGCAAAACCTGAATACATGCTACTTGGCGTGTACTCACCCAAGCTGCTGGCTCCTATTGTTAATGTGCTACAAGCGCTAAACGTTAAGCACGCGATGGTGGTTCACGGTAGCGGACTCGATGAAGTCGCCCTGCATGGCGAAACCCAAGTTGCAGAGCTAAAAGATGGTCAAATCCGTTTTTACAACATCACTCCTGCTGAGCTAGGTGTCAAAACTGCCAGCATTGAAGCGCTCAAAGGTGGTGAGCCAAGTGAAAACGCGGAAATCACTAAAGCGATTCTGGCAGGCAAAGGCACTGATGCTCAGCGTGACGCAGTTGCGGTTAACGCAGGTTGTGCGCTTTACGTTGCAGGCCTTGCACCTAATGCTAAAGCGGGTACAGAATTAGCCCTTAAAACACTCGCCTCGGGCGAAGCGTTAAATCGATTGAATCAATTGGCAGCTGCAAGTCAGCAGGCGCAGTCATAA
- the trpCF gene encoding bifunctional indole-3-glycerol-phosphate synthase TrpC/phosphoribosylanthranilate isomerase TrpF, translating into MTASKDNKLAELETTAPIATAAESNVLTRIVDTKAEHIAQLKQRFGEADALTPQVSTRSMFDALKAPNAQYIFECKKASPSKGLIRDNFNVEAIASTYTRYAAAISVLTDEQFFQGDFDFIPLVKAKVTQPILCKDFFVDPYQVKLAAHQGADAILLMLSVLDDAQYLELAEHAAKYNLDTLTEVSNQEELQRAIDLNAPIIGINNRNLRDLSTDLATTEELAPQIPSDRVVISESGIYTHEQVKRLNPLVDGYLVGSSLMAQDNLDLACRQLVFGPNKVCGLTRIEDIEAVAHAGASFGGMIFYPPSPRAIDLDTAKSLRDKMREQQLELNLVGVFVNQPIIELVEHAKALSLFALQLHGNESTEYVAELKQALSDNGLVVEVWKAIAINTSDTDAEIELVAGADKYLYDSKHQGQFGGSGQTFDWQRSIKNKAQAMLAGGLNLDNIDSARQQGFAGLDMNSGLEVSPGIKDVAKINTAFELLRKN; encoded by the coding sequence ATGACAGCAAGCAAAGACAACAAGCTCGCAGAACTTGAAACCACAGCGCCAATTGCTACGGCTGCAGAGTCAAACGTCCTGACACGCATTGTTGATACCAAAGCTGAGCACATTGCTCAGCTAAAACAACGCTTTGGCGAAGCAGACGCACTCACGCCACAGGTCTCGACTCGCAGCATGTTCGATGCCCTTAAAGCGCCTAATGCACAGTATATTTTTGAGTGTAAAAAGGCGAGTCCATCGAAAGGTTTGATCCGCGATAACTTTAATGTAGAAGCCATTGCCAGTACCTATACTCGCTACGCGGCGGCGATTTCAGTATTAACTGACGAGCAGTTCTTCCAAGGCGACTTTGACTTTATTCCGTTAGTTAAAGCCAAGGTTACTCAGCCTATTTTGTGTAAAGACTTCTTTGTTGACCCTTATCAGGTCAAACTTGCTGCACACCAAGGTGCAGACGCTATCTTGCTAATGCTGTCAGTGTTAGATGATGCTCAGTACCTCGAGCTTGCAGAGCATGCGGCTAAATACAATTTAGATACCCTGACCGAAGTCAGTAATCAGGAAGAGTTGCAACGCGCAATCGATCTAAACGCGCCTATTATTGGTATCAATAACCGTAACCTACGTGACTTAAGCACAGACCTCGCCACCACTGAAGAGCTCGCGCCGCAAATTCCATCTGATCGCGTGGTGATTAGCGAGTCAGGCATTTACACCCATGAGCAAGTTAAACGCCTTAACCCTCTGGTGGATGGTTACTTAGTTGGCAGTTCATTGATGGCACAAGACAACCTAGATCTTGCTTGTCGTCAGCTCGTATTTGGCCCAAACAAGGTATGTGGGTTAACTCGCATTGAAGATATTGAAGCAGTCGCACACGCGGGTGCAAGCTTTGGCGGTATGATTTTCTATCCGCCCTCACCACGAGCGATTGACCTCGATACAGCTAAAAGCCTGCGCGATAAAATGCGCGAGCAGCAACTTGAGCTAAACCTGGTTGGCGTATTTGTTAATCAACCAATTATTGAGCTAGTAGAACATGCAAAAGCGCTAAGTTTGTTTGCGCTGCAGCTACACGGCAATGAAAGCACTGAGTATGTTGCTGAGCTAAAACAAGCACTCAGTGATAATGGTTTAGTCGTTGAAGTTTGGAAGGCGATTGCGATCAACACCAGTGATACAGACGCTGAAATAGAGCTAGTCGCAGGAGCAGATAAATACCTCTATGACAGCAAGCATCAAGGTCAATTTGGTGGCAGCGGTCAAACCTTTGATTGGCAAAGGTCAATTAAAAACAAAGCACAGGCTATGCTTGCAGGCGGATTAAACCTAGACAATATCGACAGTGCCCGCCAACAAGGTTTTGCAGGATTAGATATGAACTCAGGCCTAGAAGTTAGCCCAGGCATTAAAGATGTCGCCAAGATTAATACCGCTTTTGAGCTTCTACGTAAAAACTAG
- the trpB gene encoding tryptophan synthase subunit beta yields the protein MTTLKLDPYFGEYGGMYVPQILMPALKQLEAAFVEAQNDDSFKAEFTDLLKNYAGRPTALTLTRNLSPNPLVKIYLKREDLLHGGAHKTNQVLGQALLAKRMGKKEIIAETGAGQHGVATALACALLGLKCKVYMGAKDVERQSPNVFRMKLMGAEVIPVTSGSATLKDACNEAMRDWSASYDKAHYLLGTAAGPHPFPTIVREFQRMIGEETKAQILEKEGRLPDAVIACVGGGSNAIGMFADFIDEKDVKLIGVEPAGKGIDTTMHGAPLKHGKTGIFFGMKAPLMQDSVGQIEESYSVSAGLDFPSVGPQHAHLNATGRATYESATDDEALEAFQLLARSEGIIPALESSHALAYAVKLAKQATEETILVVNLSGRGDKDIFTVSDILENQEAQNQSVNKKD from the coding sequence ATGACAACCCTAAAACTAGACCCTTATTTCGGTGAATATGGCGGCATGTATGTACCGCAAATTCTCATGCCAGCACTCAAACAGCTTGAGGCAGCATTTGTTGAGGCGCAAAACGATGACAGCTTTAAAGCCGAGTTTACCGACCTACTTAAAAACTACGCCGGCCGCCCAACAGCGCTAACACTCACACGCAATTTAAGCCCGAACCCGCTGGTAAAAATCTACCTAAAGCGTGAAGACTTACTTCACGGCGGCGCCCACAAAACCAACCAGGTTTTAGGCCAAGCCTTACTTGCAAAACGCATGGGTAAAAAAGAGATTATCGCTGAAACCGGCGCAGGCCAACACGGCGTAGCTACCGCCCTCGCCTGTGCACTACTAGGCTTAAAATGTAAGGTTTATATGGGCGCTAAAGACGTAGAGCGTCAGTCGCCAAACGTATTCCGTATGAAGCTAATGGGCGCAGAAGTTATCCCTGTTACTTCAGGCTCAGCCACCCTAAAAGATGCGTGTAACGAGGCAATGCGCGACTGGTCAGCTAGTTATGACAAAGCCCATTATCTCCTTGGCACAGCGGCAGGCCCTCACCCATTCCCGACCATAGTACGTGAATTCCAACGCATGATCGGTGAAGAAACTAAGGCGCAAATTCTTGAAAAAGAAGGCCGTCTGCCAGATGCCGTTATTGCGTGTGTTGGCGGTGGTTCAAACGCCATTGGTATGTTTGCAGACTTTATCGATGAAAAAGACGTCAAGCTCATTGGTGTTGAGCCTGCTGGTAAAGGCATTGATACCACAATGCATGGCGCGCCGCTTAAACACGGTAAAACCGGTATTTTCTTTGGTATGAAAGCGCCGCTTATGCAAGACAGCGTAGGCCAAATTGAAGAATCATACTCCGTATCAGCGGGTCTAGATTTCCCATCAGTTGGCCCACAGCATGCGCACCTAAATGCCACAGGTCGCGCGACTTATGAGTCAGCTACCGATGATGAAGCACTAGAAGCATTCCAGCTACTTGCCCGCAGTGAAGGCATTATCCCTGCACTAGAGTCGTCACACGCGCTAGCCTACGCAGTTAAACTTGCCAAACAGGCAACCGAGGAAACCATTTTGGTGGTAAACCTATCAGGGCGAGGTGACAAAGATATCTTCACCGTGTCGGACATCCTTGAGAACCAAGAAGCCCAAAACCAATCTGTGAATAAAAAAGACTAA
- the trpA gene encoding tryptophan synthase subunit alpha: MTEQTNISSQRYQRAFAKLADNNQGAFVPFVTLGDPGVELSLKIVNTLIENGADALELGFPFSDPLADGPVIQGANIRALDAGTTPGICFDIIKQVREQHPDLPIGLLLYANLVYANGVDAFYAKAQAAGVDSVLIADVPMEESAEFVESATKYGIEPIFIAPPNADEATLKQVSTLCRGYTYLLSRAGVTGTESKAGQPVDKVLAKLAQYNAPPPLLGFGIAEPSQVRDAIAAGAAGAISGSAVVKIIERNQDDETKLLAELGEFTRNMKAATARS; this comes from the coding sequence ATGACTGAGCAAACCAATATATCTAGCCAAAGATACCAACGCGCTTTCGCAAAGCTGGCTGACAACAACCAGGGCGCGTTTGTGCCTTTCGTGACCTTGGGCGACCCAGGTGTTGAGCTGTCACTGAAAATTGTCAACACCTTGATTGAAAACGGCGCCGATGCGCTAGAGCTTGGCTTCCCGTTTTCAGATCCGCTCGCTGACGGCCCAGTCATTCAAGGCGCTAACATTCGCGCCCTTGATGCGGGTACAACACCAGGGATTTGTTTTGACATAATCAAGCAGGTTCGGGAGCAACACCCTGATTTACCTATCGGTCTATTGCTGTATGCCAACTTAGTTTATGCCAACGGTGTAGACGCGTTTTACGCTAAAGCGCAAGCTGCAGGCGTAGATTCAGTATTGATTGCCGATGTGCCAATGGAAGAGTCTGCAGAGTTCGTTGAATCTGCCACTAAATATGGCATTGAGCCGATTTTTATTGCTCCGCCAAATGCTGATGAAGCCACCTTGAAACAAGTGAGCACCTTGTGCCGAGGTTACACTTACCTACTATCACGCGCTGGTGTTACTGGTACTGAATCTAAAGCAGGTCAGCCAGTAGATAAAGTGCTGGCTAAACTTGCTCAGTACAACGCACCGCCGCCGCTACTTGGTTTCGGTATTGCTGAGCCAAGTCAGGTTCGTGATGCTATTGCAGCTGGTGCAGCGGGTGCAATTTCGGGTTCTGCTGTGGTAAAAATCATCGAGCGCAATCAAGATGATGAAACCAAGCTACTTGCTGAGCTTGGCGAGTTTACTCGCAATATGAAAGCGGCAACCGCTCGAAGCTAG
- a CDS encoding septation protein A, whose protein sequence is MKQLLDFLPLIIFFAVYKFVDIYAATGALIVATAIQIAVSYALYKKVEKMHLITFSMVTFFGALTLFFKDDAFIKWKVTIVYAMFAGGLAVSHLMGKSVLKSMLGQEMTVPDAVWAKVTWYWVSFFVVCGLVNIYVAFSLPLETWVNFKVFGLTALTLINTVGTVVYLFKHMPKESIEQMQNQDKQDK, encoded by the coding sequence ATGAAACAACTGCTGGATTTCCTGCCCCTCATCATCTTTTTTGCCGTTTATAAGTTTGTCGATATTTATGCGGCAACAGGCGCGCTCATCGTAGCAACTGCAATTCAAATTGCCGTGTCTTACGCGCTATATAAAAAAGTTGAGAAAATGCACCTGATCACCTTTTCTATGGTGACCTTCTTTGGCGCACTAACCCTATTTTTTAAAGACGATGCCTTTATCAAATGGAAAGTCACCATCGTTTATGCCATGTTCGCTGGCGGTTTAGCGGTTAGTCACTTAATGGGTAAATCGGTACTTAAGAGTATGCTAGGGCAAGAGATGACCGTGCCAGATGCAGTTTGGGCTAAAGTAACCTGGTACTGGGTAAGTTTTTTTGTAGTGTGTGGTCTAGTCAATATTTACGTGGCATTCAGCCTACCGCTAGAAACCTGGGTTAACTTCAAGGTGTTTGGCCTTACTGCGCTAACCCTGATTAACACCGTAGGCACTGTGGTTTACCTGTTTAAGCACATGCCAAAAGAGTCAATTGAACAGATGCAAAATCAAGATAAACAAGACAAATAA